A window from Tenuifilum sp. 4138str encodes these proteins:
- a CDS encoding geranylgeranylglycerol-phosphate geranylgeranyltransferase translates to MLKYFRLVRFKNLLIIAATMVLVRYMLIQTILSGYGLELQMPIWYFVALVLATMLVAAGGYVINDYFDTKADLINRPETVVVGKQVTRRGAIAFHLVLSILGIFLGTVVSFRVGRPVFSLLFFLTAGVLWFYSTTYKRQLFVGNLVVAFLTAMVPLIPLIFEFPLLGTFSDVIFIYQLNMKVIVYWVGGYAFFAFMLTLAREIIKDIEDFEGDTSLGRNTIPVHFGVKTSKLIIATVLSLTLIALLVAFSAYLFKLSVKPFDYVSLVYLVIFIVIPIFILIFSVLLASSKKDYHKASSLCKIIMLLGLIYTLIFRFIVNL, encoded by the coding sequence ATGCTTAAATACTTTCGATTAGTCCGGTTCAAGAACTTGCTGATTATTGCAGCAACAATGGTGCTGGTTAGGTATATGCTTATACAAACCATACTTTCAGGTTATGGATTAGAATTACAGATGCCCATTTGGTATTTTGTAGCCTTAGTTCTTGCAACCATGCTGGTTGCAGCCGGCGGATACGTTATAAACGATTACTTTGATACTAAAGCCGATCTGATTAATCGTCCCGAAACGGTGGTTGTTGGAAAACAGGTAACCCGTCGGGGAGCAATTGCTTTCCATTTAGTGCTTTCCATTCTCGGGATTTTTCTGGGCACGGTAGTTTCGTTTCGTGTGGGAAGACCAGTGTTTTCGTTACTATTCTTCCTTACTGCCGGTGTGCTTTGGTTTTACTCAACTACCTATAAGCGTCAGCTATTTGTGGGTAACCTGGTGGTTGCGTTTTTAACTGCAATGGTTCCGCTCATCCCCCTGATTTTTGAGTTCCCCTTGCTTGGAACCTTCAGCGATGTCATTTTCATTTACCAGCTTAACATGAAGGTGATTGTTTACTGGGTAGGGGGGTATGCCTTTTTTGCCTTTATGCTTACTCTTGCACGGGAAATTATTAAGGATATTGAAGATTTTGAAGGCGATACATCGCTTGGGCGAAACACAATACCCGTTCACTTTGGGGTCAAAACTTCAAAATTGATTATTGCTACAGTGTTGTCGTTAACCCTGATTGCCCTGTTAGTTGCCTTTTCGGCATATCTTTTTAAGCTTTCGGTTAAGCCTTTCGATTATGTTTCGTTAGTTTACCTGGTGATATTCATAGTAATCCCCATTTTTATTTTGATTTTTAGCGTATTGCTTGCATCGTCCAAGAAGGATTACCATAAGGCAAGTTCGCTATGCAAGATTATCATGCTTTTAGGGCTGATTTACACACTCATTTTCCGTTTTATAGTAAACCTGTAA
- a CDS encoding S46 family peptidase has protein sequence MRKSFLLILLAVSLTFRGMADEGMWIPMLIGKNIAEMQRMGFKLTAEDIYSVNKASLKDAIVHFGGGCTGELISAEGLLITNHHCGYPEIQSHSTVENNLLANGFWASSKAEELPNPGLKVRFLVRMDDVTNLVLKNIAPSMTEQERAKSIQQVADSLIAKAEKEGIGYEASIRPFYYGNQYYMFVYQVFEDVRLVGTPPESIGKFGGDTDNWVWPRHTGDFSLFRIYADKNNNPAPYSPSNVPYKPKKFFKISMKGVNEGDFTLVYGFPGRTQQFITSHAVRLLIDQSNPHKINLRDIRLSIFNKFTESNDTIAIKYAAKHARVANAWKKWIGETMGLRRLDAVSKKQEQESMFAAWAATNPELKERYGWLLPTFDRLYAELAPLSLVVDYRNEAVYGVEMLSFASRFERLLSMALDPGVDKGKLAEQRNKLVEYVRDFFKDFELSVDREVFAAMMQAYYERIPQQLQPEFLGKFIQQSGNWRELAKQIYSQTAFADSVRVLTLLNDIDSTNAREFLNDPIFSIYFEFEDLYRKNVQKRYFEITDSLDILYRTYVEGLMRMQPDKRFFPDANSTLRIAYGKVGGFAPRDGVVYDYYTTIDGIYEKSQQRDVPDYVPPKRLIELYQTKDFGPYAVNGTVPVAFIASNHTTGGNSGSPVLDAEGNLIGVNFDRCWESTMSDVMFDPNYCRNISLDIRYALFVIDKYAGAKNLINEMVILQ, from the coding sequence ATGAGAAAATCATTTTTGTTAATACTGCTTGCTGTGTCCCTTACTTTCAGGGGAATGGCCGATGAGGGCATGTGGATACCAATGCTTATTGGTAAAAATATTGCCGAGATGCAACGAATGGGCTTTAAGCTTACTGCCGAGGATATTTATAGCGTAAATAAGGCAAGCCTTAAGGATGCCATAGTTCATTTTGGCGGGGGCTGCACCGGTGAACTTATCTCGGCTGAGGGCCTTCTGATTACAAACCATCATTGCGGATACCCTGAAATACAATCGCACTCAACGGTTGAGAACAACCTTTTAGCCAACGGCTTTTGGGCTAGCAGTAAAGCCGAAGAATTGCCCAATCCGGGTCTCAAGGTGAGGTTCCTTGTGCGCATGGACGATGTAACCAATTTAGTCCTGAAAAACATAGCCCCATCTATGACCGAGCAGGAAAGGGCAAAGAGCATTCAGCAGGTGGCCGATAGCCTAATTGCAAAAGCTGAAAAGGAAGGCATTGGTTACGAAGCTAGCATTCGTCCTTTTTACTATGGCAATCAGTATTACATGTTTGTTTACCAGGTGTTTGAAGATGTGCGCCTGGTGGGTACACCCCCAGAGTCAATAGGTAAGTTTGGTGGCGATACCGACAACTGGGTTTGGCCTCGCCATACTGGCGATTTCTCGCTATTCCGTATCTACGCCGATAAGAACAATAATCCAGCACCATACTCACCAAGCAATGTTCCCTACAAACCCAAAAAATTCTTCAAAATATCGATGAAAGGTGTTAACGAAGGCGATTTTACCCTTGTCTATGGCTTTCCCGGCCGCACTCAGCAGTTTATAACCTCCCATGCCGTTAGGTTGCTTATTGACCAAAGCAACCCGCATAAAATAAATCTGCGCGATATCCGCCTTTCAATTTTCAATAAGTTTACCGAGTCAAACGATACTATTGCCATTAAGTATGCGGCTAAGCATGCCCGAGTGGCCAATGCCTGGAAAAAGTGGATTGGTGAAACAATGGGTTTGCGCAGGTTGGATGCTGTTTCCAAAAAGCAGGAGCAGGAGAGTATGTTTGCTGCGTGGGCGGCTACAAACCCTGAGCTTAAGGAGCGTTACGGTTGGTTACTTCCTACCTTCGATAGGCTTTACGCTGAGTTAGCTCCTCTGTCGCTGGTTGTGGATTACCGCAACGAGGCGGTTTATGGGGTTGAAATGCTCAGCTTTGCATCGCGTTTTGAGCGATTGTTGAGCATGGCTCTTGACCCCGGTGTTGATAAGGGGAAATTGGCTGAACAGCGTAATAAGCTAGTGGAGTATGTTCGCGATTTCTTCAAGGACTTTGAACTCAGTGTTGACAGGGAGGTTTTTGCTGCTATGATGCAAGCCTACTACGAGCGTATTCCCCAACAGCTTCAACCTGAATTTTTAGGTAAGTTCATCCAGCAGTCGGGTAATTGGCGGGAGTTAGCTAAGCAAATCTATTCACAAACCGCTTTTGCCGATAGCGTAAGGGTTTTAACCCTTTTGAATGACATTGATAGCACCAATGCCCGTGAGTTCCTGAACGACCCAATCTTTAGCATCTACTTTGAGTTCGAAGACCTTTACCGTAAGAATGTGCAAAAACGCTACTTTGAAATTACCGATAGTCTGGATATCCTTTACAGAACCTACGTGGAAGGGTTAATGCGTATGCAACCCGATAAGCGATTCTTTCCCGATGCCAACTCTACCCTCCGCATTGCATACGGCAAGGTGGGCGGTTTTGCCCCGCGCGATGGTGTGGTTTACGACTACTATACCACTATCGATGGGATTTACGAAAAATCGCAGCAGCGCGACGTTCCCGATTACGTTCCGCCAAAACGGTTGATAGAGCTTTACCAGACAAAGGATTTTGGCCCCTATGCTGTTAATGGAACTGTTCCGGTTGCATTCATCGCCTCAAACCATACAACTGGCGGTAATTCCGGTAGTCCCGTGCTCGATGCCGAAGGCAATCTTATAGGTGTAAACTTTGACCGCTGCTGGGAAAGCACCATGAGCGACGTAATGTTTGACCCCAACTACTGCCGTAACATATCGCTCGATATACGCTACGCGCTTTTTGTTATCGATAAGTATGCCGGTGCTAAGAATTTGATTAACGAGATGGTGATTTTGCAATAA
- a CDS encoding Rossmann-like domain-containing protein codes for MANNYDILEQLFDKAKSINPFSDGHFTFGEKYVAVQNGLGQIGVCATLGKKVDHTNLENFDLGKAECRVAANAFANATLNYLVEPDGVGDIFDTVDFSSHTNLVMIGYFGSLVQKLQTKGIKPLVFDIDQHEAPVLPMDKQHEYLTVADCVILTSTSLSNGTFNGIVKTVNPQCSIYMLGPSTPLDDLMFTIPQVKGLFGSIFPIHSSETLNLIAQGYGTKGFMHTMRKVYRIRK; via the coding sequence ATGGCCAACAATTACGATATACTCGAACAGCTTTTTGATAAGGCAAAGAGCATAAACCCCTTTAGCGATGGGCATTTTACCTTTGGTGAAAAGTATGTGGCAGTTCAGAACGGACTGGGACAAATAGGTGTATGCGCCACATTAGGTAAAAAGGTAGACCACACAAACCTTGAAAATTTTGACCTTGGCAAAGCTGAATGCCGGGTTGCTGCTAACGCATTTGCCAACGCAACCCTAAACTACCTTGTAGAACCCGACGGGGTTGGTGATATTTTTGACACGGTTGATTTTAGCAGCCATACCAACCTGGTGATGATAGGCTACTTTGGCTCACTGGTTCAGAAGCTGCAAACCAAGGGTATCAAACCCCTGGTTTTCGACATCGACCAGCACGAAGCGCCAGTGCTACCGATGGATAAACAGCACGAATACCTCACGGTTGCCGACTGTGTTATTCTCACCTCAACCAGCCTAAGCAATGGAACATTCAACGGGATTGTAAAAACCGTAAACCCGCAATGCTCCATATACATGCTTGGCCCCTCCACCCCGCTGGACGACCTGATGTTTACCATTCCACAGGTGAAGGGACTATTTGGCTCAATTTTCCCGATCCATAGCTCCGAAACCCTCAACCTTATAGCCCAGGGTTACGGTACCAAGGGCTTTATGCACACCATGCGGAAGGTTTACAGGATAAGAAAATAG
- a CDS encoding TlyA family RNA methyltransferase, which translates to MVRLDIYLVKKGLCRSRERAKAHITAGEVLVNGKKVTKPSFAVAETDSIQLSINPNDFFSRGELKLQKAIDDFGLNFQDKLVLDVGASTGGFTYCALKHGARFVWAVDVGTNQLDPELINNSRVCSLEKTDIRTLDISALGTRVDVITADLSFISLTQVAQSLVKFLKPDGFMVLLIKPQFEAGKENIGKNGVVKDKKVHEVVIENVAKCFAQHNIYLNSITFAPLKGKGYNIEYLALFSNSIKGLPNVKTIVDSAFENNRLV; encoded by the coding sequence ATGGTAAGGCTTGACATATATTTGGTGAAGAAAGGATTATGCCGCTCGCGCGAGCGCGCAAAAGCGCATATTACCGCAGGCGAGGTTCTGGTGAACGGGAAAAAGGTTACTAAACCATCGTTTGCGGTAGCCGAAACCGACTCTATTCAGCTCTCCATTAACCCCAACGATTTTTTTAGCCGCGGGGAACTTAAGCTTCAAAAGGCAATAGACGATTTTGGGCTCAACTTCCAAGACAAACTGGTGCTCGATGTGGGGGCTTCAACCGGTGGCTTTACCTATTGCGCCCTAAAGCATGGTGCAAGGTTTGTTTGGGCTGTTGATGTGGGAACCAACCAGTTAGACCCAGAATTGATTAACAATTCACGGGTCTGCTCCTTGGAAAAAACTGACATTCGAACCTTGGATATCTCGGCATTGGGTACTAGGGTTGATGTAATTACCGCCGACCTTTCGTTCATTTCGCTTACGCAGGTAGCTCAATCGTTAGTGAAATTCCTTAAACCCGATGGGTTTATGGTTTTGCTCATTAAGCCACAGTTTGAAGCGGGAAAGGAAAATATTGGTAAAAATGGGGTGGTAAAGGATAAAAAGGTTCACGAGGTTGTAATTGAGAACGTGGCAAAGTGCTTTGCTCAGCATAACATCTACCTGAATAGTATTACCTTTGCACCCCTCAAGGGTAAGGGCTATAATATTGAATACCTTGCCCTTTTTAGCAATTCCATTAAAGGTTTACCCAACGTAAAGACAATAGTTGATAGCGCTTTTGAAAATAACAGGCTAGTTTAG
- a CDS encoding LTA synthase family protein, protein MTDKTGFDSFVEAILWIVKNLAVGVLILFISRLIFLFSFANWNDLSGLSGDIAKAFTVGLKFDLKVLTIALLPCLLLAFVRLIFSDRVGNFTKFFRYYSTALMILVVMFEVINFYFYKFYHTKISVIIFGFFEDDTWAVLVSIWKEYPVIPILALFIVLIWTFSKLFVHLYKPISCNFCKRLRPIWLRVLIVVAISGLYFLGMLGNIGVTSIDEQHTIISKNIFVNTLPVNGLFSTKIAWTDRQRSRIDINIPKMLKSLKFKSIEDAAGVFYGLKVDSVSAETFYTTTPQNHFLENNPPHVVFILMESMSNFYIDMHSDSCNMLGSLADVLDSCYLFRNFLPSYSGTIYSLESILVNTPKSPLSQSPYQNFSFDASAAKPFYEKGYTNIFLTGGKMGWRNMDKFIPRQYFNSIEAEPTLRKLYPEGKEGEWGMHDEVLFQRAFDVLANSNGKPYLIFGMTISHHTPYDIPDNYQGYPISIPDWARKRMKFDGAIVLKGLRAYHYANSCLGNFIKRIIASPLGEKTIIVATGDHNIRQNFEYPQADLFMQYSVPLLIYIPPKYRPKNPINTRRFASHKDIFPTLYNLSLSSARYPNFGNNLCNTYCANDFGLYCYSIAADSIGLVDFSSTPLFYRWSDREHRKLEPSNYSPDKHLDSLMLRAKALTACMNYLLIKDIEKSR, encoded by the coding sequence ATGACAGATAAAACGGGTTTCGATAGCTTTGTTGAGGCTATTCTTTGGATAGTAAAAAACTTAGCGGTTGGAGTACTAATCCTTTTTATTTCGAGGTTAATATTTCTGTTTTCGTTTGCTAATTGGAACGACCTTAGTGGATTGTCGGGCGATATTGCAAAGGCTTTCACCGTGGGCTTAAAGTTCGACCTAAAAGTGCTGACTATTGCCCTGTTACCATGTTTATTACTGGCTTTTGTTAGATTGATTTTTAGCGATAGGGTGGGGAACTTTACAAAGTTTTTCAGGTATTACTCTACTGCACTTATGATTTTGGTGGTGATGTTTGAGGTAATCAACTTTTACTTTTATAAGTTCTACCATACAAAGATTAGCGTAATAATTTTTGGTTTTTTTGAGGATGATACCTGGGCTGTGCTAGTTTCCATTTGGAAAGAATATCCCGTAATCCCGATTCTGGCGTTGTTTATAGTGTTGATTTGGACTTTTAGTAAGCTGTTCGTGCATCTTTATAAGCCCATAAGTTGCAACTTCTGCAAGAGGTTAAGGCCTATTTGGCTGCGAGTATTAATTGTGGTTGCAATTTCGGGCTTATACTTTTTGGGAATGCTTGGCAACATAGGCGTTACTTCGATTGATGAGCAGCATACAATCATATCTAAAAATATTTTTGTAAATACGTTGCCTGTTAACGGTCTTTTCAGCACAAAAATTGCGTGGACTGATAGGCAAAGGAGCCGGATTGACATCAATATACCTAAAATGCTCAAGTCCTTAAAATTCAAATCAATAGAGGATGCAGCAGGTGTTTTTTATGGTTTAAAGGTCGATAGTGTATCAGCTGAAACCTTTTACACCACCACTCCTCAAAACCATTTTCTTGAAAATAATCCGCCGCATGTGGTTTTTATCCTAATGGAAAGCATGAGTAACTTTTATATCGATATGCATTCCGATAGCTGCAACATGTTGGGTTCCCTTGCCGATGTTTTGGATAGCTGCTACCTGTTCCGTAACTTTTTACCATCGTACTCAGGAACAATCTACTCCTTAGAAAGTATACTTGTAAACACTCCCAAAAGTCCACTATCTCAGTCACCTTATCAGAACTTTTCATTTGATGCTTCGGCAGCAAAGCCTTTTTATGAAAAGGGATATACAAATATATTTTTAACCGGAGGTAAAATGGGTTGGAGGAATATGGATAAGTTTATACCACGTCAGTATTTTAATAGCATTGAAGCAGAACCAACCCTCAGGAAGTTATACCCCGAGGGCAAGGAAGGGGAGTGGGGCATGCACGATGAGGTGCTTTTCCAAAGGGCTTTCGATGTGCTTGCAAATTCTAATGGCAAACCTTACCTGATATTCGGTATGACCATTTCGCACCATACTCCATACGACATTCCTGACAACTACCAGGGTTACCCCATTTCAATTCCAGATTGGGCGCGCAAACGCATGAAGTTCGACGGGGCAATAGTGTTGAAAGGGCTTAGGGCATACCATTACGCCAATAGCTGTTTGGGCAATTTTATCAAACGTATTATTGCTTCCCCCCTTGGCGAAAAAACTATAATTGTAGCCACCGGCGACCACAATATCCGACAGAACTTTGAGTATCCGCAGGCCGATTTGTTTATGCAGTACTCAGTTCCATTACTCATCTATATTCCACCTAAATATCGTCCTAAAAATCCAATCAATACCAGGCGTTTTGCATCGCATAAGGACATTTTTCCTACCCTTTACAACCTTTCGCTTTCAAGTGCGCGATATCCAAACTTTGGAAACAACCTATGTAACACCTATTGTGCAAACGATTTTGGACTTTACTGCTACAGCATTGCTGCCGATAGCATTGGTCTGGTCGATTTTAGTTCAACCCCTTTGTTTTATCGGTGGAGCGATAGGGAGCATCGTAAGCTTGAGCCAAGCAACTATTCACCCGATAAACATCTCGACTCACTTATGTTGAGGGCTAAGGCGCTTACCGCATGTATGAACTACCTGCTTATTAAAGACATTGAAAAAAGCAGGTAG
- a CDS encoding TonB-dependent receptor, translated as MLRKTLLLFISIILLNPLNAQDKGMIKGRVFDSKTNEPIPFATVIVYGKIIGTTSDFDGNFVIAGLEPGWVELQVTAIGFKPYISEAVMVTRSKNIFIDIPLEEMPYEIESVVVKASPFRRSEEAPLSLRRIGIDEIERNPGGNRDISRVIQSLPGVAPSLAYRNDVIVRGGGPNENRFYLDGVEIPNLNHFATQGASGGPVGIINVDFVREVNFYSGAFPASKGNALSSVLDFRQVDGNSERLKVKGAVGASDLALTLDGPLSNNTTMIFSARRSYLQFLFNALGLPFLPNYNDFQFKTKTRIDTKNEITVIGLGAIDEFELNLGLKNPDEYQRYILGYLPVNTQWNYTLGTVYKHYASNGYHTLVVSRNMLNNRQYKFTNNDDNLPKVLDYTSWEAENKLRYERDLGLKNYSINFGAGLEYARYFNSTYRAKFIGETFTPDTYETNMDLFKWNIFGQVNRTFFAKLTVSLGVRADASSYSAEMNNLFKQLSPRLSASYMLKPNLFLNANVGRYYQLPPYTALGFANATGSLVNKTNGLSYIQSDHLMAGFEWQPNEQSQITVEGFMKFYNKYPVSKNDSVSISSKSADYGTFGDEPLVSTGKGRTFGVELLYRNKKLLGFNTLFSYTLVRSETSLMNSNLKPSGKWIPTSWDNRHLVTLTATRSFKKGWDFGFKWRFVGGPPYTPYDLATSSLINVWNVQRQPSLDYSRFNSLRLQSFHQLDIRVDKSYYFQSWMLNFYVDIQNVYNFQGDRPPLYTTVSDTSGNPVVDPNDATRYLLKKIEGTGGGTVLPTIGVIVEF; from the coding sequence ATGTTACGTAAAACATTATTGCTTTTTATATCGATTATACTATTAAACCCACTCAATGCCCAGGATAAGGGTATGATAAAGGGGAGAGTATTTGATAGTAAAACCAACGAACCAATTCCATTTGCCACAGTAATTGTATATGGAAAAATTATTGGCACCACCTCTGACTTTGATGGCAATTTTGTTATTGCCGGTCTGGAACCTGGGTGGGTTGAGCTACAGGTTACTGCCATTGGTTTTAAACCCTACATTTCCGAAGCAGTAATGGTAACCCGCTCAAAAAATATTTTTATCGATATTCCACTGGAGGAAATGCCCTATGAGATTGAGAGTGTGGTGGTAAAGGCATCGCCTTTTAGGCGAAGCGAGGAAGCCCCGCTTTCTTTACGCCGTATCGGTATCGATGAGATTGAGCGTAATCCGGGAGGAAACCGCGACATTAGCCGCGTTATTCAGTCGTTGCCTGGCGTTGCTCCCTCGCTTGCTTACCGTAACGATGTTATTGTTAGGGGTGGAGGGCCAAATGAGAACAGGTTCTACCTCGATGGTGTTGAAATCCCAAACCTGAATCACTTTGCCACACAGGGGGCTTCCGGAGGCCCAGTAGGAATCATTAATGTTGATTTTGTGCGTGAGGTAAACTTCTATTCTGGCGCTTTCCCCGCCTCAAAGGGCAACGCGCTTAGTTCAGTACTCGATTTCCGTCAGGTTGATGGAAACAGTGAGCGGCTAAAGGTTAAGGGAGCAGTAGGAGCATCGGATTTAGCGCTGACCCTCGATGGGCCATTAAGCAATAATACTACCATGATTTTCTCAGCTCGCCGCTCTTACCTGCAATTCCTTTTTAACGCCTTGGGACTTCCGTTTTTGCCCAACTATAACGACTTTCAGTTCAAGACTAAAACCCGTATCGATACAAAAAATGAGATTACCGTAATTGGACTCGGTGCCATTGATGAGTTTGAGCTGAACCTGGGCTTGAAAAACCCCGATGAGTATCAACGTTACATCCTTGGTTATTTACCTGTAAATACACAATGGAATTATACCCTGGGAACAGTTTACAAGCACTATGCTAGCAATGGCTACCATACCCTTGTGGTTAGCCGAAATATGCTAAACAACAGGCAGTACAAGTTTACGAATAACGATGATAACCTCCCCAAGGTTCTCGACTATACATCGTGGGAGGCCGAGAATAAGTTACGCTATGAGCGCGATTTAGGGTTGAAAAATTACAGTATAAATTTTGGAGCGGGTTTGGAGTATGCCCGATATTTTAACTCCACTTATAGAGCAAAGTTTATTGGTGAAACCTTTACCCCCGATACTTATGAAACCAACATGGATTTGTTTAAGTGGAATATTTTTGGCCAGGTGAACAGAACCTTTTTCGCAAAGTTAACGGTTTCGTTAGGGGTTCGGGCCGATGCAAGTAGCTATTCAGCCGAGATGAATAACCTCTTTAAGCAGCTTAGCCCTAGGTTATCAGCCTCGTATATGCTTAAACCCAATTTATTTTTGAATGCAAATGTTGGAAGATACTACCAACTGCCTCCATACACAGCCTTGGGGTTTGCCAACGCCACTGGCTCTTTAGTGAATAAAACAAATGGTTTGTCGTATATCCAATCGGACCATCTGATGGCTGGTTTTGAATGGCAACCCAATGAGCAAAGTCAGATTACTGTTGAAGGTTTCATGAAATTCTACAATAAGTACCCGGTTTCCAAAAACGACTCGGTGTCAATATCAAGCAAAAGTGCCGACTATGGAACCTTTGGCGATGAGCCTTTAGTGTCCACAGGGAAAGGGCGAACCTTTGGGGTTGAGTTACTTTACCGAAATAAAAAGCTTTTGGGTTTCAATACTCTTTTCTCATACACCTTGGTTAGAAGCGAAACTAGCTTAATGAATAGTAACCTAAAACCTTCAGGTAAATGGATTCCAACATCCTGGGATAATCGCCATTTGGTTACACTTACAGCCACTCGTTCCTTTAAAAAAGGATGGGATTTTGGCTTCAAGTGGCGATTTGTAGGTGGCCCGCCGTACACCCCTTACGATTTAGCAACCTCATCGTTGATAAATGTATGGAATGTTCAGCGTCAGCCATCGCTCGATTACTCCCGTTTCAATAGTCTTCGACTGCAGTCGTTCCACCAGCTCGACATCCGTGTCGATAAGTCTTACTACTTTCAGTCGTGGATGCTGAACTTCTATGTCGATATTCAGAATGTTTACAACTTCCAGGGCGATAGGCCCCCGCTTTACACTACAGTTTCCGATACCAGCGGTAATCCTGTGGTTGACCCAAACGACGCTACCCGATACCTGCTAAAGAAGATTGAGGGAACCGGTGGGGGAACCGTATTACCTACCATTGGCGTAATTGTTGAATTCTAA
- a CDS encoding KdsC family phosphatase, protein MVGKKNFKELLSHVKAFAFDVDGVFTDGTIIIHPSGELLRTSNTRDGYAVHVAIERGFPVAIISGGKSEAVRQRFQGLGVTDIYLGTTDKIEALEDFRFKYGLELSDILYMGDDLPDFEVLQRVGIPTCPRDAAPEIQQISAYISSFAGGKGCVRDVIEQVLRVNGKWGPSANGLQ, encoded by the coding sequence ATGGTGGGTAAAAAGAATTTTAAGGAATTACTTAGTCATGTCAAGGCATTTGCCTTTGATGTTGATGGGGTGTTTACCGATGGTACAATTATCATTCACCCATCGGGTGAACTACTTAGAACCTCGAACACGCGCGATGGCTATGCTGTTCACGTTGCTATAGAACGTGGTTTTCCGGTGGCTATCATTTCCGGAGGCAAGTCCGAGGCGGTTCGCCAACGCTTTCAGGGATTAGGTGTAACCGATATCTACCTTGGTACTACCGATAAAATTGAGGCTCTTGAGGATTTTCGGTTTAAGTATGGGCTTGAACTCTCCGATATACTTTACATGGGCGACGATTTACCCGATTTTGAGGTTCTGCAACGAGTAGGAATCCCAACCTGCCCAAGGGATGCAGCACCTGAAATACAGCAAATTTCAGCCTACATTTCGAGTTTTGCAGGAGGCAAGGGCTGTGTGCGCGATGTAATTGAGCAGGTGTTAAGGGTCAATGGGAAATGGGGCCCATCCGCAAACGGGTTACAGTAA
- a CDS encoding Maf family nucleotide pyrophosphatase — MLLHELLQGKRLVLASKSPRRRELLKGLDVEFEIWDTNHDDEEPFLANLPLADVPVYLAKQKATHLADRLDDSTILITCDTIVICCNQILGKPKDEADARRILSALSNKSHTVITGVCLKSKNSERVFDVATEVHFKRLSMEEIDYYISRYKPYDKAGAYGVQEWIGYVGVERIDGSYFNVMGLPIHTLHSQLISFINSLSK; from the coding sequence ATGTTGCTACATGAATTGCTCCAGGGGAAACGACTAGTTCTGGCATCTAAATCGCCTAGGAGGCGTGAGCTGCTTAAAGGGCTTGATGTGGAATTTGAGATATGGGATACAAATCACGACGATGAGGAGCCATTCCTTGCCAACCTTCCTTTGGCCGATGTGCCGGTTTACCTCGCAAAGCAAAAGGCTACACACTTAGCCGATAGGCTCGATGATAGCACAATCCTTATCACCTGCGATACAATTGTTATTTGCTGCAACCAAATCCTTGGCAAGCCAAAGGATGAAGCCGATGCCCGCCGAATACTAAGCGCTTTGTCCAATAAGTCGCATACGGTTATTACCGGCGTGTGCCTTAAATCCAAAAATTCCGAAAGGGTTTTCGATGTTGCAACCGAGGTTCATTTCAAACGCTTAAGTATGGAGGAGATAGATTACTACATCAGCAGGTATAAACCGTACGATAAGGCTGGAGCTTACGGGGTGCAGGAGTGGATTGGATACGTGGGGGTTGAACGCATCGATGGTTCATACTTTAACGTAATGGGGTTACCCATTCATACGCTGCACTCGCAATTAATCTCTTTTATCAATTCACTGTCAAAGTAG